ACTTGTAGATATTCACGATGTTATTTATATAGCAGGTCTTGTTTGGGATGCTACCTTACATTTATTTCCATAGTTCTTGATAAAGCAGGATTTTTTGAATGGTGTGCTATCCAAGCTATAAAGGCAGGCTTTATACTAACTCTTCCTGTACTTCTCTTTACACTCATAGCCTTGTACTTAGTTTTTGTAATATGAAGATACTTTGGCTTAACGGAAACCCTAACCCTAAGTTTGGGGGTACGGAAATACACACCTTGCAGATGGTAAGAGAGCTAACAAAAGAAGGTATACAAGTCCTTTTGGTTTGCGCTAAGAACTCTTATGTAGATAGGCACGCCAGCAGTGTAAAAAAGTATCACATTAGCTTTCCCAACAGTTTAGCTCTTTTAAGCACAATAAAACTCATAAGCTTGATAAATAGAGAAAAACCAGACCTTTTGATTGCTAACAACGGAAAAGAGTATCCAAACGCGCTTTTGGCTGGAAAGCTTGGTGGTATAAAGGTGGTCTTTTTCAGACATATGGAAAGGATGAAGCAGCGGTTTGTAAGAAAACTTGTGTTTCCTCATGTGGATCTGTTTCTTGCAGTAAGCGAGCATGTAAAAGAAAATCTCGTAAAAGAAGGTGTTGCGGAAAGTAAAATAAGAGTAGTTTATAACTTAGTTGATGAGGAAAGGTTTTCTTACATCAAAAAGCAAGAACACATTGTGGAACTCCTCTTTGTAGGAAAGCTTGATGAAGGGAAAGGGGTAATGGATTTTTTAAAAGCCGTTAAGGAGCTTACAAAAGCTGGTTTTAATCTCAAAGCGTGGGTTGTAGGTGATGGCAAGATAAAAAAGACTGTAGATTCATACATAGCGCACAATGGCTTGAGTGAAAAGGTTAAGGCTGTTGGATACACCCCCCAAGTTGAGGACTACTATAAAAGGGCACATATATGTGTGATACCATCAAGAGAAACAGAAGCTTTTCCAAGAGTTGCCATAGAAGCTCTTGCTTGCGGATGTGCCTTAGTGGTTTCAGATGTGGGTGGCACCAAAGAAGCTGTAGAAGAAGGCTACAACGGTTTTGTGTTCCGTGCTGGGGACACAAAGGAATTGATTGATAAGCTCAAAAGGGCAATAAGAGAATGGGAAAAACTATCTGAAAACTCAAGGGCTCTCTACGAAAGAAAGTTCTCAAAGTCTGCGGTAATGAAAAGTTTTCTTTCCGCCTTGGATACTCTTACACATTAAATCTAAAGTAAATTATATCGCCGTCTTTTACTTGGTAATCTTTACCTTCAAGCCTTACAAGACCAAGTTCCTTCGCCTTGCTCATAGAACCTACCTTTATATAATCTTCGTAGTTTATTACCTCAGCAGCTATAAAGCCTCTCTCAAAGTCCGAGTGGATCTTTCCACCAGCCTGGGGCGCTTTTGTTCCCTTCTTTATCGTCCATGCCCTTGTCTCTTTCTCACCAGCAGTAAAGAAGGTTATAAGGTCAAGCAGTGCATAACTTTCCCTGACTAACTTGTTCAGACCTGGCTCATCAAGTCCGTAAGCGTTAAGCATCTGCAGTTTTTCTTCCTCAGGGAGCTCTACAAGTTCAGCTTCAAGCTTGGCACATATGACAAGCGCAGGCGCTTTCTCCTTTTGAGCGTAATCTATCACCTGTTTTACATACGCATTTCCACTCAGACCCTCTTCATCCACATTTGCTACATACAGCACAGGCTTGGTAGTGAGCAGGAAAAGGGTTTTCTTAGTGTATTCTAAGAGATCTTCTGGAAGTTCAGTGTGTTTTCTGATAGGTTCTAAATTTTCAAGGATCTCTTTTAACCGCAGGAGTTTTTCAAGCTCCTCTTTGGCTTTTTTGTCCCCAAGTTTTGCGGGTTTTTCCACCTTTTCTATCCTTTTGCTGACGGTCTCTAAGTCTTTGGCTATGAGCTCCAAGTCTATTATCTGCGCATCCCGTATTGGGTCTACGCTACCTTCCACATGAACTATGTCCGGGTTTTCAAAGCATCTTAGTACCATAGCTATAGCGTCCACCTCTCTTATGTGAGCCAAAAACTGATTGCCAAGACCCTCACCTTTACTAGCATTACGCACAAGCCCCGCTATGTCCACAAACTCAATAAATGTGGGCGTTACCTTCTTAGACTTTTCCATCTTTGCTATTTGGTAGAGCCTTTCATCAGGCACTGCTACCACTCCCACATTGGGTTCTATGGTACAGAAAGGGTAGTTAGCTGCTTGGGCTTTGGCGGATTGAGTGATAGCGTTAAAAAGCGTGGACTTGCCTACGTTAGGTAATCCTACAATACCTACACTTAAACCCATAAACTCTTAAATATAGTTATAATTTTGTGTATGGCAAAGAGGGTTATCTTAGCTTACTCTGGTGGATTGGACACCTCCGTAATGGTAAGGTGGCTCACACAAAAGGGATACGAAGTTATCACCTACACCGCAGATGTGGGACAAGGAGAGGAACTAAGCGATATACCCCAAAAGGCAAGGTCTTCTGGAGCTGTTGATGCTATAGTAGAAGACCTCAAAGAAGAGTTTGCTAAAGATTACTGTCTTCCTACTCTCAGGGCTTTAGCTCTGTATGAAGGCAAATATCCCCTTAGCGCTTCTCTTTCAAGACCCCTTATATCTAAAAAGCTTATTCAGTACGCAGAGAAGTTTGGTGCGGACTACATAGCTCATGGCTCCACGGGAAAAGGCAACGATCAGGTGAGGTTTGAGGTATCCGCGTGGGCTTTGAACCCTAACATTGAGGTGATAGCACCCGTTAGGGAGTGGGAGTTTAGATCTCGCGAGGAGGAGGTAGAGTACGCCATCAAACACCAAATACCTGTAAAGATAACAAAAGAAAAGCCTTACTCTATAGATAAGAATCTGTGGGGAGTTTCCATAGAGTGTGGTCCCATAGAGGACCTGCTGGAAGAGCCACCCGAAGATGCCTTTGAATGGACTGTCTCTCCCAAGAAAGCACCAGATCAAGAAGAGTATGTGGAAATAACCTTCGAGGAAGGCACACCTGTAGCGGTAAATGGAAAAAGATACGAACTTATAAGCCAGCTTATCCTTGACCTGAACGCCATAGGAGGAATGCACGGCGTAGGAAGGATAGACATGGTTGAAAATAGACTGGTAGGTATAAAAAGCAGGGAGGTTTACGAAGCACCTGGTGCTACGCTTCTTTATACCGCTTACAGAGAACTTTTATCTCTTACTACGGACAGGTTTACCTTCCATTACTTTTTAGGTCATATACCCCACGAGTATGCTAAACTGGTGTACGAAGGACTTTGGTTTTCTCCGCTAAGAGAAGCCTTAGATGCCTTTGTGTTTACAGTAGCAAAGTGTGTTACAGGAAGCATTAAACTAAAGCTGTATAAAGGTTCCATAGCAGTAGTTTCAAGAAGCTCGCCCAACTCTCTTTATGTGGAAGAGCTTGCCACATATTCCGAAAGGGATACTTTTGACCATAAGGCTGGTGCTGGCTTCACAAAGGTCTTTGGCTTACCTCTAAAGACCTTAGCGAGAGTTAAAAAGTCATCATGTTAATAGCTGTACCACTAACTGACATAGAATTTGATAAGCGCTTGGAAGAGTGTAAAACCTTAGGAGCGGACATAGTTGAGCTTAGAGTGGACATGTTTGAAAATACACAGGTGGATCATGTTCGCAAGCTAATACAAAAAGCGCACTCTGCAGGTCTTATGACCATTCTTACCATAAGGAGTGAAGAAGAGGGAGGCAGAAAAGTAGAAAACCGTGAAGGGCTCTTTCAGGAGTTATCACCCCTTAGTCATTACACGGATGTGGAACTATCTTCACTCAGCATCTTGTCGAAAGTTAGAGATATAGTAAAAGCCCACAACAGAAAGCTTATAATCTCTTACCACAACTTTTCTGCTACACCACCCAAATGGATACTTAGAGAGGTCTTCAGATCCGCACGGCGATGGGGTGCGGATATAATCAAAATTGCTGTCAAAGCCAACTCGTACAAAGATGTAGCAGAACTTTTATGCATAGGAAAGGAGGAAGAAGGAGAAAAAATACTCATCTCCATGGGTAAAATAGGGAGCATCTCCAGATTAGCTGGGTTCGTGTTTGGATCTGTAATATCCTATGCTTTTATAGACAAACAAGTAGCAGAAGGTCAGATACATCTTGAACAAATGGTAAAACTTAGGAAGCTCTTTTATGGTTAAAGTTAAGTTCTGTGGACTAAAAAGGCGTGAGGATGTAGAAAAAGCTTTATCTCTGGGTGTTGATTACATAGGTTTTGTGCTTTACCCAAAAAGCCCTCGGTTTGTAAGTTTTGATGAGCTAAAGGAATTGGTGCATAGCGCTGGCAACAGCATAAAAAAAGTAGGTGTTATGGTAAATCCTGAGTATGAGGAAGTGAAAAGAGCCCTTGATACGGGTATAGATTTGGTCCAACTTCACGGAGAAGAGAGTTTTCAGCTTGCAAAAAAGATAGGAATAAGCAGAGTTATAAAAGCCTTTAGAGTCAAAGATGACTTACATATAGCCCAAGAGTGGCAATTGGCTTATGCGATCCTTTTGGACACATATTCAGAGAAAGCTTACGGTGGAACAGGAAAGACTTTTGATTGGAAAATAGCAGAAAAATTTGTAAAGGAGGGATTTCGCGTTTTTCTATCCGGAGGACTAAACCCAAGTAATGTAATCCACGCAGTAAAAAAGGTAAATCCTTATGCTGTTGATGTTTCCTCTGGTATAGAAGTAAGTCCAGGTGTAAAAGATCACAAAAAAATGATTGCGTTTGTAGAAGCCCTCAG
The Hydrogenobacter hydrogenophilus DNA segment above includes these coding regions:
- the ychF gene encoding redox-regulated ATPase YchF, whose product is MGLSVGIVGLPNVGKSTLFNAITQSAKAQAANYPFCTIEPNVGVVAVPDERLYQIAKMEKSKKVTPTFIEFVDIAGLVRNASKGEGLGNQFLAHIREVDAIAMVLRCFENPDIVHVEGSVDPIRDAQIIDLELIAKDLETVSKRIEKVEKPAKLGDKKAKEELEKLLRLKEILENLEPIRKHTELPEDLLEYTKKTLFLLTTKPVLYVANVDEEGLSGNAYVKQVIDYAQKEKAPALVICAKLEAELVELPEEEKLQMLNAYGLDEPGLNKLVRESYALLDLITFFTAGEKETRAWTIKKGTKAPQAGGKIHSDFERGFIAAEVINYEDYIKVGSMSKAKELGLVRLEGKDYQVKDGDIIYFRFNV
- a CDS encoding ArsB/NhaD family transporter — protein: MGIGYSAWAGAIACLLLGLVDIHDVIYIAGLVWDATLHLFP
- a CDS encoding argininosuccinate synthase, coding for MAKRVILAYSGGLDTSVMVRWLTQKGYEVITYTADVGQGEELSDIPQKARSSGAVDAIVEDLKEEFAKDYCLPTLRALALYEGKYPLSASLSRPLISKKLIQYAEKFGADYIAHGSTGKGNDQVRFEVSAWALNPNIEVIAPVREWEFRSREEEVEYAIKHQIPVKITKEKPYSIDKNLWGVSIECGPIEDLLEEPPEDAFEWTVSPKKAPDQEEYVEITFEEGTPVAVNGKRYELISQLILDLNAIGGMHGVGRIDMVENRLVGIKSREVYEAPGATLLYTAYRELLSLTTDRFTFHYFLGHIPHEYAKLVYEGLWFSPLREALDAFVFTVAKCVTGSIKLKLYKGSIAVVSRSSPNSLYVEELATYSERDTFDHKAGAGFTKVFGLPLKTLARVKKSSC
- the aroD gene encoding type I 3-dehydroquinate dehydratase; its protein translation is MLIAVPLTDIEFDKRLEECKTLGADIVELRVDMFENTQVDHVRKLIQKAHSAGLMTILTIRSEEEGGRKVENREGLFQELSPLSHYTDVELSSLSILSKVRDIVKAHNRKLIISYHNFSATPPKWILREVFRSARRWGADIIKIAVKANSYKDVAELLCIGKEEEGEKILISMGKIGSISRLAGFVFGSVISYAFIDKQVAEGQIHLEQMVKLRKLFYG
- a CDS encoding phosphoribosylanthranilate isomerase, which produces MVKVKFCGLKRREDVEKALSLGVDYIGFVLYPKSPRFVSFDELKELVHSAGNSIKKVGVMVNPEYEEVKRALDTGIDLVQLHGEESFQLAKKIGISRVIKAFRVKDDLHIAQEWQLAYAILLDTYSEKAYGGTGKTFDWKIAEKFVKEGFRVFLSGGLNPSNVIHAVKKVNPYAVDVSSGIEVSPGVKDHKKMIAFVEALRNNLS
- a CDS encoding glycosyltransferase family 4 protein, coding for MKILWLNGNPNPKFGGTEIHTLQMVRELTKEGIQVLLVCAKNSYVDRHASSVKKYHISFPNSLALLSTIKLISLINREKPDLLIANNGKEYPNALLAGKLGGIKVVFFRHMERMKQRFVRKLVFPHVDLFLAVSEHVKENLVKEGVAESKIRVVYNLVDEERFSYIKKQEHIVELLFVGKLDEGKGVMDFLKAVKELTKAGFNLKAWVVGDGKIKKTVDSYIAHNGLSEKVKAVGYTPQVEDYYKRAHICVIPSRETEAFPRVAIEALACGCALVVSDVGGTKEAVEEGYNGFVFRAGDTKELIDKLKRAIREWEKLSENSRALYERKFSKSAVMKSFLSALDTLTH